A DNA window from Malus domestica chromosome 12, GDT2T_hap1 contains the following coding sequences:
- the LOC103448272 gene encoding uncharacterized protein isoform X1, translating into MERWRVTRGGVRSVSGSSSSSSTIIMLRDKDTDHAATATANVDQQPRYYYNDNTIKQQQLHVDVDRYSSTTSISVTADQEISIFDAHKYFNQLSINNHIDGQSHKVQVSDGLSGVSRFSWAAGSPSVSSVDDAAINYPLRLRARSFHVVSASATPTASSEASWNSQTGLLSNPRCTTTATNSNVAFMVPLRSRTSTNHPPRPHHDDHQITNKKKLRGWSKTMSLSPRWLTAFPRRSARCPCSGKKSVQVVAQEKKSSMSSSSSIVRVGGGDIYNMPAQLILTKDEIPPAAPTTSVITAANLNNSSIARPRDDNRHVLWGDERRRNWERQVSNTTINVQPAANSTTTTTSCISTAASGGGFSFPILKFNGDGGTSLPSATTSIRNPSNSTTDHVQCGRLIGDVNNKDEDVGSDASSDLFEIESFSTSTTQTLQATNADMPTYPPPSSSMFENYYRTRRDSFSLVEDAVSFTAARRLSANNNSRRTSLDRCQHDPPMASLSTDQYCYEPSEASIDWSVTTAEGFDRSDQYDHDHHDHHDDADLGTKVMTSSKRRPPSLGSNNNNMGLLSCRREKAVSVGPNPVRLMAMPAAPADHDYCQSRHRGVGVEPTSLSVCSNNSRGTMHVGSRSAALARQ; encoded by the exons atgGAGCGATGGAGAGTAACGAGAGGAGGTGTCAGATCGGTATCaggaagcagcagcagcagcagcaccatCATCATGCTCAGAGACAAAGATACAGATCACGCTGCAACTGCAACCGCCAATGTTGATCAACAACCGCGATACTACTACAACGACAACACCATTAAGCAGCAGCAGCTTCATGTAGACGTGGATCGATATTCGAGTACTACTAGTATCAGTGTTACTGCTGATCAAGAAATCAGCATTTTTGACGCCCACAAATACTTCAACCAACTAAGCATCAACAACCACATTGATGGCCAAAGCCATAAG GTGCAGGTTTCTGATGGGCTGTCTGGCGTTTCGAGATTCTCTTGGGCTGCTGGCTCTCCCTCAGTATCTTCAGTTGATGATGCTGCTATTAACTACCCTCTGCGTCTCCGAGCTCGTTCTTTCCATGTCGTTTCTGCCAGTGCCACCCCAACTGCTTCCTCCGAAGCCAGTTGGAACAGCCAGACTGGCCTCCTATCCAATCCTCGCTGCACTACCACCGCCACCAATAGTAATGTCGCATTCATGGTGCCTTTGCGCAGCCGGACTAGTACAAATCATCCTCCTCGTCCTCATCACGATGACCATCAGATTACTAATAAGAAGAAATTAAGAGGATGGTCCAAGACAATGTCATTGAGTCCAAGATGGCTTACTGCTTTTCCGAGGAGGTCAGCGAGATGCCCCTGCTCGGGCAAGAAATCAGTACAAGTTGTTGCTCAGGAAAAGAAATCAAGcatgtcatcatcatcatcaatagTCAGAGTTGGAGGCGGAGATATTTATAACATGCCGGCCCAATTAATTCTCACCAAGGATGAGATACCACCAGCTGCTCCAACTACTAGTGTTATTACAGCTGCCAATTTGAACAACTCTTCGATTGCAAGGCCTCGTGACGACAATCGCCATGTGCTCTGGGGTGATGAACGTCGTCGGAATTGGGAACGCCAAGTCAGCAATACAACCATCAATGTGCAACCAGCCGCAAACTCTACCACTACTACGACTAGCTGTATTAGTACTGCTGCTTCTGGTGGCGGATTTAGCTTTCCGATACTAAAATTCAATGGGGACGGGGGAACTTCCTTGCCATCGGCAACAACTTCAATCCGGAACCCATCAAACAGTACTACTGATCATGTTCAATGCGGCCGACTAATTGGTGATGTTAATAATAAAGATGAGGATGTGGGAAGCGATGCAAGCTCTGACTTGTTCGAAATCGAAAGCTTCTCAACCAGTACTACTCAAACGCTGCAAGCAACTAATGCCGATATGCCCACCTACCCTCCACCATCGTCATCCATGTTTGAAAATTACTACCGCACTCGCCGGGATTCTTTTTCATTGGTTGAGGATGCAGTTAGCTTCACTGCTGCTCGACGtttgagtgctaataacaattcccgtCGAACAAGCTTAGATCGTTGTCAACATGACCCGCCTATGGCATCGTTATCGACCGATCAATACTGTTACGAACCAAGTGAGGCCAGCATCGACTGGAGCGTCACTACGGCAGAGGGCTTTGATCGATCCGACCAATACGATCACGACCACCATGATCACCATGATGATGCTGACTTGGGAACTAAGGTAATGACGAGCAGCAAACGACGGCCGCCTTCACTGGGAAGTAATAACAATAATATGGGGTTGTTGAGCTGTCGGCGGGAGAAGGCCGTCAGTGTGGGGCCCAACCCAGTGAGACTAATGGCCATGCCTGCTGCTCCTGCTGATCATGACTACTGTCAGAGTCGACATAGGGGTGTAGGAGTGGAACCTACAAGTCTATCAGTGTGTTCAAACAACTCCAGAGGTACGATGCATGTGGGAAGTAGGTCCGCAGCCTTAGCTAGACAATAA
- the LOC103448272 gene encoding uncharacterized protein isoform X2, with protein MERWRVTRGGVRSVSGSSSSSSTIIMLRDKDTDHAATATANVDQQPRYYYNDNTIKQQQLHVDVDRYSSTTSISVTADQEISIFDAHKYFNQLSINNHIDGQSHKVSDGLSGVSRFSWAAGSPSVSSVDDAAINYPLRLRARSFHVVSASATPTASSEASWNSQTGLLSNPRCTTTATNSNVAFMVPLRSRTSTNHPPRPHHDDHQITNKKKLRGWSKTMSLSPRWLTAFPRRSARCPCSGKKSVQVVAQEKKSSMSSSSSIVRVGGGDIYNMPAQLILTKDEIPPAAPTTSVITAANLNNSSIARPRDDNRHVLWGDERRRNWERQVSNTTINVQPAANSTTTTTSCISTAASGGGFSFPILKFNGDGGTSLPSATTSIRNPSNSTTDHVQCGRLIGDVNNKDEDVGSDASSDLFEIESFSTSTTQTLQATNADMPTYPPPSSSMFENYYRTRRDSFSLVEDAVSFTAARRLSANNNSRRTSLDRCQHDPPMASLSTDQYCYEPSEASIDWSVTTAEGFDRSDQYDHDHHDHHDDADLGTKVMTSSKRRPPSLGSNNNNMGLLSCRREKAVSVGPNPVRLMAMPAAPADHDYCQSRHRGVGVEPTSLSVCSNNSRGTMHVGSRSAALARQ; from the exons atgGAGCGATGGAGAGTAACGAGAGGAGGTGTCAGATCGGTATCaggaagcagcagcagcagcagcaccatCATCATGCTCAGAGACAAAGATACAGATCACGCTGCAACTGCAACCGCCAATGTTGATCAACAACCGCGATACTACTACAACGACAACACCATTAAGCAGCAGCAGCTTCATGTAGACGTGGATCGATATTCGAGTACTACTAGTATCAGTGTTACTGCTGATCAAGAAATCAGCATTTTTGACGCCCACAAATACTTCAACCAACTAAGCATCAACAACCACATTGATGGCCAAAGCCATAAG GTTTCTGATGGGCTGTCTGGCGTTTCGAGATTCTCTTGGGCTGCTGGCTCTCCCTCAGTATCTTCAGTTGATGATGCTGCTATTAACTACCCTCTGCGTCTCCGAGCTCGTTCTTTCCATGTCGTTTCTGCCAGTGCCACCCCAACTGCTTCCTCCGAAGCCAGTTGGAACAGCCAGACTGGCCTCCTATCCAATCCTCGCTGCACTACCACCGCCACCAATAGTAATGTCGCATTCATGGTGCCTTTGCGCAGCCGGACTAGTACAAATCATCCTCCTCGTCCTCATCACGATGACCATCAGATTACTAATAAGAAGAAATTAAGAGGATGGTCCAAGACAATGTCATTGAGTCCAAGATGGCTTACTGCTTTTCCGAGGAGGTCAGCGAGATGCCCCTGCTCGGGCAAGAAATCAGTACAAGTTGTTGCTCAGGAAAAGAAATCAAGcatgtcatcatcatcatcaatagTCAGAGTTGGAGGCGGAGATATTTATAACATGCCGGCCCAATTAATTCTCACCAAGGATGAGATACCACCAGCTGCTCCAACTACTAGTGTTATTACAGCTGCCAATTTGAACAACTCTTCGATTGCAAGGCCTCGTGACGACAATCGCCATGTGCTCTGGGGTGATGAACGTCGTCGGAATTGGGAACGCCAAGTCAGCAATACAACCATCAATGTGCAACCAGCCGCAAACTCTACCACTACTACGACTAGCTGTATTAGTACTGCTGCTTCTGGTGGCGGATTTAGCTTTCCGATACTAAAATTCAATGGGGACGGGGGAACTTCCTTGCCATCGGCAACAACTTCAATCCGGAACCCATCAAACAGTACTACTGATCATGTTCAATGCGGCCGACTAATTGGTGATGTTAATAATAAAGATGAGGATGTGGGAAGCGATGCAAGCTCTGACTTGTTCGAAATCGAAAGCTTCTCAACCAGTACTACTCAAACGCTGCAAGCAACTAATGCCGATATGCCCACCTACCCTCCACCATCGTCATCCATGTTTGAAAATTACTACCGCACTCGCCGGGATTCTTTTTCATTGGTTGAGGATGCAGTTAGCTTCACTGCTGCTCGACGtttgagtgctaataacaattcccgtCGAACAAGCTTAGATCGTTGTCAACATGACCCGCCTATGGCATCGTTATCGACCGATCAATACTGTTACGAACCAAGTGAGGCCAGCATCGACTGGAGCGTCACTACGGCAGAGGGCTTTGATCGATCCGACCAATACGATCACGACCACCATGATCACCATGATGATGCTGACTTGGGAACTAAGGTAATGACGAGCAGCAAACGACGGCCGCCTTCACTGGGAAGTAATAACAATAATATGGGGTTGTTGAGCTGTCGGCGGGAGAAGGCCGTCAGTGTGGGGCCCAACCCAGTGAGACTAATGGCCATGCCTGCTGCTCCTGCTGATCATGACTACTGTCAGAGTCGACATAGGGGTGTAGGAGTGGAACCTACAAGTCTATCAGTGTGTTCAAACAACTCCAGAGGTACGATGCATGTGGGAAGTAGGTCCGCAGCCTTAGCTAGACAATAA
- the LOC103448271 gene encoding myb family transcription factor PHL7-like: protein MYHAKKFSTASLVPHKPQSSQELANVGVVSGGSSVKSPTPSGGGSGKQRLRWTSDLHDRFVDAITQLGGPDRATPKGVLRVMGVPGLTIYHVKSHLQKYRLAKYLPESPADGSKDEKKGSGDSLSCSDSSPGVQINEALRMQMEVQKRLHEQLEVQRQLQMRIEAQGKYLQKIIEEQQKFGGSLKASEALPSAEEKQKPAHLETMGDASAAPSSPRKKQRVDEGLADGCATSNLPLKADQKNEFVGQWDREVYGSDGGYGFGLQTEFKERDGGAAQKAPMELDPLCGSKQ, encoded by the exons ATGTATCACGCCAAGAAGTTTTCAACGGCGAGCTTGGTCCCACACAAGCCCCAGAGCTCCCAAGAGCTTGCGAACGTCGGGGTTGTCAGCGGCGGTTCCTCCGTGAAAAGCCCAACGCCTTCCGGCGGTGGAAGCGGGAAGCAACGGCTCCGCTGGACTTCAGATCTCCACGACCGCTTCGTCGATGCCATTACTCAGCTTGGCGGACCAGACA GGGCAACACCTAAAGGTGTTCTGAGAGTGATGGGTGTTCCAGGACTAACTATTTATCATGTGAAGAGCCATTTACAG AAATACCGACTTGCAAAGTACCTGCCAGAGTCTCCAGCTGATG GTTCTAAGGATGAGAAGAAGGGTTCTGGAGACAGCCTATCTTGCTCAGATTCTTCTCC TGGAGTGCAAATTAATGAGGCATTAAGGATGCAAATGGAAGTTCAGAAGCGTCTTCATGAACAGCTTGAG GTTCAAAGACAGTTGCAAATGAGAATAGAAGCTCAGGGTAAATACTTGCAGAAGATCATCGAGGAGCAGCAAAAGTTTGGTGGTTCACTCAAAGCATCAGAAGCGTTACCATCAGCTGAGGAAAAGCAGAAGCCAGCTCATTTGGAGACAATGGGCGATGCATCGGCCGCACCCTCATCTCCCCGAAAGAAACAAAGGGTGGATGAAGGGCTGGCAGACGGTTGCGCCACATCTAATCTGCCTCTAAAAGCTGACCAGAAGAACGAATTTGTGGGTCAGTGGGATCGAGAAGTGTATGGAAGTGACGGTGGATATGGATTTGGCTTGCAAACAGAGTTTAAAGAAAGAGATGGCGGTGCTGCACAGAAAGCACCTATGGAGTTAGATCCCTTGTGTGGTTCAAAACAATAG